The genomic DNA GCCCGCTTTGACAGGTGCTGCTCAACCCCTTTGGAGGACTGctgtcagcagcagcagcagcaaaagGATGGCATCAGAACTGGCAATGAGCAACTCCGACCTGCCCACCAGTCCCCTGGCCATGGAATATGTTAATGACTTCGATCTGATGAAGTTTGAAGTGAAAAAGGAGCCGTTGGAGCCGGATCGCAGCATCAGCCAGTGCAGCCGCCTGATCGCCGGGGGATCCTTGTCTTCCACCCCGATGAGCACGCCTTGCAGCTCGGTTCCCCCTTCCCCAAGCTTTTCGGCGCCCAGCCCGGGCTCCGGGAGCGAGCAGAAGGCTCACCTGGAGGATTTTTACTGGATGAGCGGCTACCAACAGCAGCTGAATCCCGAAGCGCTGGGCTTCAGCCCCGAAGACGCGGTAGAGGCGCTGATCAGCAGCAGCCACCAGCTCCAGTCGTTCGATGGCTATGCTAGAGGGCAGCAGTTTGCCGGGGCGGCCGGGACAGGAGGCGGCATGGCCGGGGAGGAGATGGGCTCAGCAGCGGCTGTGGTATCGGCTGTTATCGCTGCAGCGGCAGCACAGAACGGAggtccccaccaccaccaccaccatcaccaccacgcCGGGGGACACCACCCCTCCACCGGGGTCCCGTCCAACGCTAGCTCGGCGGGCAGCCACCAGCACATGGGACACCTGGACCTGGACGACCGGTTTTCGGACGACCAGCTGGTGACCATGTCAGTACGGGAGCTGAACCGACACCTTCGCGGGGTCAGCAAGGAGGAGGTGATCCGGCTGAAACAGAAGAGGAGGACCCTAAAGAACAGAGGCTATGCCCAGTCGTGCCGCTACAAGCGGGTCCAGCAGAGACATGTTCTGGAGGGCGAGAAGACGCAGCTGGTCCAGCAGGTGGACCACCTCAAGGCGGAGATGTCGCGGCTGGCCAGGGAGAGGGACGCATACAAGGACAAGTACGAGAAGCTCATCACCAACGGCTTCAGAGAAAACGGATCCAGCAGCGACAACACCCCCTCATCCCCAGAGTTCTTCATGTGAGTTTCACGGTTTAGAAAATAGTCACTTTTTTTAAAGAGGAAAATAAACTGTTCTTAATTTTGTCAGGCTCGTAAAGTTTCTGTGCGTAAAGGTGGGGATTGGCAAAGACACAAAttcatattttgtttattttctttacaCATTTTATGGCGATATTTAATGAGAATGGGGTTAGGTAAATGTTCCGTGTTAAATGAGGTTTGTAATGTAAATATATAAGTGTTATAAACTAGCCTACTAGGCCTACTCGGGTTTAATCACTCGGATTACAGTGTTTTAAATAGCCTGTATACATCTTATTCGTTGTGTTTTGTCgtcgttattttgtattttaaaaagGAATAAGAAAACATTTGTGTGCGTTTTGTTTCGTGGGACAAAAGTGTAAAATGATCATTCATAATCTGTACGTCCAAAACTTGCTCAATCGGCCTGTCTTTAATTTAGGCCTAAAGTACATTTCGTCAAATTTAACAGAAAGGTAActatgctatatatatatatatatatatatatatatatatatatatatatatatatatatatattgaatggCTTCTTTGTAGGCTATAATTTACCCCATTTTCATATCATCCATGTTTTTCATGTTTTGAGCATTCAAACAGTAGGCCTATGGCATAATATTATAGAGATGACGTTGTATAGCCTTATTACATTTTCTTGGATGACAACGGCATGTTATGTATTTGTTTGGACTCATCGCTTTTTGGGGGATTTGGGACCAAAAAGTGAAGGGACTTcatcctccatcagtctcctcaaccctcctcccctcctcacctctcgCCGTCCTTTCTGACATTGAGCCTCATTCTCAACACACAAACCCGCTGACGCATTACCTTTCACTTGTCAGGCTCGGATTATGCctggagaaagacagacaggacaTTTGGAATTCTATCTTCTCTTGAACAGAGTGCGGTGTGTTACACCGTCGTGCCTATAGCGGTGTGTGTGTAGCCCACTACTCATCGATTGGCATTTTCTAGCCTACTTCTGGATTCCTGTGGATGCCTTTATAATTCAAAAAGATATATTTTAATTCAGTGAATATTCAGTCAATATGGGTTTTGTCACGCAACAGGttgctttttattttttaatattgTAAGATTATTTAGATTAAATAAGGCCTACTTTTATATCAATTTTGTCCAAATGCACTAAATTATTTTCTTTCTTATTTTCTTGTCTTCGATACAAGTGTGGAAGAAGGAAATGACATAAAGGACCAATCAGATATAGGCCTATATGCATGCTCTTAAATCAAGTGAAGCTTCAGTCTGTCTTTATCAAAAGTGTTATGACGAATCACAAATAAGAGCGGGGAAAATCCCTTCATCTGAAAATGTGTCATTCTCTGAAAAATTAATAAATTGTTTGACTTTATTCCACGCATGTTACCCGCAACCCCGTGAGTCTAAACCGATCGGAAAACAGTTGACTGTTGGGAATTGTTGGAAATATTTACGTGGTGTTCAATAACTAAATGTTGTTATATATAATGTAATGATGGTGAACTATGGATATATTCTGAAAAGATGTCCTGGTGTCTAAGGAAATGACATAAAACATTGTTTAGACAACACAGTCGGAGACGGTTCAATCTTACATGTTCAAAATGGAATATCCAAATTCCCACCATTCATCAATAAATGTTTATGAATGGAAACTTAAACTTTCATTTATGTTCTTTTTTATTCATGCATGTTTAAGTTATTGTTATGCTGACTTTATCACCGGTTTTAACTTGCCTAATAGGCAACTCTCGTGGTTAAGGCCAAATTAGTCCTAATTCTTGGTAAAATTAAGTTCATAAAAGCATTTggaaatagcctataggcctataatTTCTGTGTTTTAGTATTAGACCTTTCCTGTAATCTCAATACATTTTTGCCTCCTGCTGTGCTGTAGGCTATATACAAATCTTAGGAGGACAATATAGACCTAaagcaaaaaaaaatgttttcttgcTTATAAAAGCATACAGTAACTTTATGTTGTGTTGAAGACGCCGTAATAACGTGTCGTATTTAGCTCTTCCGCTGTGTTGTGCAGAAATACGATTTATTTCACCTGTTGCTTAATTGCTTAAAGAGAAATACAAAAGTCCAAATGAAATATTCCAGTTTATTTAGACATTAGGGCTAGGCTACATATGCGGATTGTTTTATGCACACTTCACGTGACTCCGGGCACAGGTCCCCAGTCCCATTTTGTTAATAATTAATTTAAGAGCAAACTTTTGCTCTTTGCTCGATAGCAGTCTAAAAACTCGACCCTGAAACCTTCAACTCAAAAGCTTAATTCTAAATATGGCATGGAGATATAACATAGTAACTGGCATATTTTATTTTGTTCAATAAAAACGGTCCCTATATTTACCATAAACTCAATTGAAAGGGAATTAGGCTACTTGATGCGCAGAGGGTAGCCTAGAACGAAGTTCAACATGTCATTTTTTTCCCGGAAGTTTTTTTCAACGAATATGCTACAAATCGCTCACTATTTGCTTATGGTGGAACATAAGCTATTAGTCCAGTGTAGAAAAGGAAAATTATGTCTTCGGAAGTTTTTTAATGCAGGGCTAGTCATATGGTGAACCGCTAAATGGTTGGTTCCATTTCATGATCAATCTTGTCATATTTCTTCGGTCGATTTTGGAATCTGAAATAGGCTAATCAAATGAGTAAACGGAAAAAAATACACGTTTCGTTATGGCTGTGACAATATTACAACTACACGGGACAGTTTTTTAAAGGGGAGAATCCAGCATGTGATATATGTCTTTGTGTGTTGTGTCTGTTTCGTCCCTGTTACCCGCAATGTTGCATCCTTTTTTACCTTCCCTTTCTTCAGCATAATAATGGTAATAACATTATCATCTTGCTAATGTTGTCAAAGACTGGTTTGCATAATCATATACACAGTTCTGACTGGTATGAAGGCTAGGTTATAACAGAACGCGCGAGCATTATAAGGAAGGCAAGGCTATGCATTCCTCAGAAGCATACCTATATGGGGACATTGAATTATTTTGTTATTGGCTATCACTTTTTGTTTTATAATTCATTTTTAATCTGTAGACATTCTAGTTTGGAAAGAGTGAGAGGCATGGATGGAATGCATTTCCCCATGAAATCACCTACTTACTGCACATGCTTTTTTGCTGTgcttgtgtgcatgcatgtgtggttgtgtgtgaggGTGATAATGAGAGAGAGCTTTTTAAGTGTGCATGAGTTTGAAACACTGGAATAGATATTCGAAAAGCAAATTCATTCTATTTAAGCAGATTACAGTTAACTGATGGTTTCCCTTTACATCCTGGGTTAGCAGCATGCCTGAGAtaattgtgtgagtgtgtgtgtgcgtgtgtgtgtgtgtgtacgcgtgtgtgtgagtatttgtgtgtgttcatacatttgagcctgtgtgtgtgtgcatctttgatgcttgtgcgtgcatgtgtgtgtgggagcCAGAACCAGTATGAGGTAGGATGCAGTGTTACTGGATCACTTCCTGTGTAAGAGCAGCCaaggcagaacagaacagagaggacACAACACTGCTTCCTCTTTACACCTGTGTTACCGGATCTCTTCCTGTGTAAGAGCAGCCagggcagaacagaacagagaggacACAACACTACTTCCTCTTTACACCTGTGTTACCGGATCTCTTCCTGTGTAAGAGCAGCCagggcagaacagaacagagaggacACAACACTACTTCCTCTTTACACCTGTGTTACTGGATCACTTCCTGTGTAAGAGCAGCCagggcagaacagaacagagaggacACAACACTACTTCCTCTTTACACTTGTGTTACCGGATCATTTCCTGTGTAAGAGCAGCCagtgcagaacagaacagagaggacACTACTTCCTCTTTACACCTCAGCATCACAACAGATGtaccgttcacacacacacacacacacacacacacacacacacacacacacacacacacacacacacacacacacacttacagattTTATATTAGGATTAATTTAATCAGCATGAAGTGTAATTCCATTCTCTGTcccagcatattgactggtgcgCTGCGATCATTTCTACTATGTCCAATGATTAGGTTATTACAGATAATGCAGTTGTCTCCTGTCATAATATTGGACTTTCTCTCTGAGGTCAACAATGGGAAATCACTTTGAAATGTATTCTTATTGACATTTGAATCAACATTATGTACTTCACTTTAatacctttattaatggcacaATGGCTGTGTGTGCATTgtgtgtttcaagttttattagtcgtatgtactggatacacatggtatacaccatccAACAAAATTATTTATTGACAAtgtaacaacaataagaaataataaaatataagaatacgaatataaagtaaatggctcagtagaatagaataaacattttagcataagtataatacaggaagtgtgtgtgtgtgtgtgtgtgcgcgtgtgcgtgtgcgtgtgtatgtgactAAGTGGATGTGCTAGGAAGTCAATGTCCAGCATTGCGTCTTTTATTTGACCTTGCGGTGAGAGAGTCTATCAAAGCATCCATTcatccagtctgtctgtctattgagTGTTCAGTGTAGACAATCTATATGAGCAGATTAGTTTCTCCCTTTATTATAATGCATTTAATTCAATATATGCATTGTTATGAAAAAATCTGAGATCATCCAAATGCCCTCAATTCCTCTGCTTGCATATTATACTCATGCTCtttcttaaaggaaaactccacccaaaaactatatttttttacattttagtcatttagcagacgctcttatccagagcgacttacagttagtgaatacatattttttttatactggccccccgtgggaatcgaacccacaaccctggcgttgcaaacgccatgctctatcaactgagctacatccctgccggccattccctcccctaccctggacgacgctgggccaattgtgcgccgcccatgagtctcccggtcgcggtcggctgcgacagagcctggattcgaaccaggatctctagtggcacagttagcactgcgatgcagtgccttagaccactgcgccactcaggagtacaatatatacaatatatatattttggtatttgtttcattagtccattgttgatatagtcccaaaatgttttgcttgtcagcaatcaagttttcaagaaatgtaactttcaaaatatagAAATCATcccgtatgatgcattttgcatcatatgatgctgcgttttacatcatatgatgcaaaatgcatcatactgggatgatttctgtattttgacaagcaaaacattttgggactatgtcaacaatggactaatgaaacaaataccagaagatagtttttgggtggagttttcctttaagaaaCTGAGCAACAGAGCAAAAGTTGAAACCACCTCCTCATTTAGGCTATTTTTTCTGCAGTCGTTTCTGTATGCAGTATGAAAGCTGCTTTTGTTTAAAGCAATTATGctattattaatattaattaataggaccccccacacacacacacacaaacacacacagacacacacacctaggCTTGCCCTTACAACAGCACCCCAAAGGGTTAAACAGATACAATATTCACATTCAAAAGAGGAAACAATTTCAATCTCTTCCACTCACTCCCCATCTGCATCTCTCTGTGCGTCGcgataaacatttacatttaaagtgATTTAAATCAACCGCGTTTATGTACCTCTGTAGTGCGTCCATCACTCTGCCCCAGGAATGCAGGagtcacagtctctctctctctccccctctctctctctctctctctctctctctctctctctctctctctctctctctctctctctctctctctctctctctctctctctctctctcttcaacggCTGAGTTATGTGTCATTTATTTGAAAAGCTAATAATTTAGCATTTCCCCCCTCCTGTCGTGGTGCGGGCTGCAGGGTGAGGAAGCGGTATATTTATACAGGGTCGTATTGACTTCTCTCTGTCGACTGTCTTGATGAGACTGAGCTCCTGGATAGCCACAGatatgtgtgggtgtttgtgaaTGTTTGATACTGTCGGGTTGTATAACATCTGTCTAAACCCAAATCACCCATACATGTGATAAACACATTTGTTGTAAAATAGGAATTTCCAATATTATTTAGCAATATGTGCTCTACGATCCATCTCATGCAgtactgtacactcttagaaaaaacggtcccaaaagggttctaaagctgtccccataggagaaccctttttggttccagttagaaccctttttggtttcaggtagaaccctctgtggaaatggttctacatggaaccaaaaaaggttttacctggaaccaaaactaGTTATTCaaggggttctcctatggggacagcctaatatcccttttaggttccagatagcaccttttttgaatctgcTGGAAAACCCCTCCTGATCAGAATACATAACTAAAGGACAATAGATGAAAGCTAATTATGATATAATTATAATTTAGCAGCACAGTCTTCTGAAACACAGATAAACATTCCTTCAGAGTGTTGTTTATGTTTTCAACAGTTGAGTTGCAGGTCAGAgagtctgctgtgtgtgtgtttgtgcatgcgtttgtgtgcatgcatgtgtgtgtgtgtgtgtgtgtggagtagaGTTGGAGCAGAGCCCGACCCCTGTGTATTTTACCTGCAGCTCATTGAAGCTGTGAGGTGATTTACCCATCTACTGCAGTCAGACACTGATTTAAATCAACTGTGTTTATGTACCTCTCTGCCCCAGGAatgcaggtctctctctctctctctctctctctctctctctctctctctctctctctctctctctctctctctctctctctctctctctctctctctctctctctctctctctctctctctctctctctctctctctctctctctctctctctctctctctctctctctctctctctctctctctctctctctctctctctagtctaacAGACATTGATCTCCAGCCAGACAAGGTGACCCACAGTGTTGTTCagctcttcctctgtctctctcctcctttctcctctgctcctctctcctttaTCTGTACATGGGAAAGACCCTGACCTCACACACTGGTGCCATGTCCtagccttctctctgtgtgtgtgtgtttccttgaAATTTTGCCAGCAGCTACATCCCACACCAATGGGTGCGCATGCACGTGTTTGTACGCGTGGGCTTTCGATTATATTTACCGTCTTATTTATCTACACAATGTCTGCAAATGAATATCAATTTCTACAGCTCCTGGTCAACTTCACACTCAACAGCACACATTAGAAGTACACATAACAGGACTCATTAGGCTACTGCACCTCCAGTGGTCAGGGTGTATGTCATTCACattctgctttctctctcagaGTGGTGTGTGGTAGTGGGAACTCCTGGCTAAGCAGGACATGGTCCATATGGTCTCAGTGTGAATGAGATTACCGGAAAAATGAATGGCTGTCATTGTTGCTTAAAAATGTATAAAGAGGCTTTaatatgctctctctctttctttctttttctctctcattcaCCTCCCTCctttctacactcttagaaaaagggttccaaaagggttcttcggctgtccccattggggaaccctttttgcttccaggtaaaaccctttttggttccaggtaaaaccctttttggtttcaggtagaaccctctgtggaaagggttttacatggaacccttctacctggaaccaaaagggttctacctggaaccaaaaacagTTATTtaaagggttctcttatggggacagcttAAGAACCCCTTTAGGtactagatagcacctttttttctaagagtgtacagaagCTTAGCACATGTTTTAGTGAAACTATTTTCTGCCTTTTTTTACTACGTTTTAATCCTTGCCTTTATTATCCCTATCCTCAGGACGTCGAGAAAGTTCCTCCATCTGTGATAGTGACCCCTGAACCCTGCCCCCTGACCCTTGACCTGGAGTCTGAGGTAACATCCGCCATcttgtcccttctcctcctcagcTCACTGATCACCTGGTTCATAACACACACAACTTTTGTAAGCTAGCTATATTATTACTTTAAAACAATTCCAAAAAAGGTGAAAAGTATACACATTCACAACAAAATCtgtattgtgtattgtgtttAATAGAATAGTtattcatattattttattgtttgtttattattgTTATTTCTAATACTTTTTAAACAAATATTTAGCATTTTATGAAGCACAATTGTACAATTATACTGAAGGATATACATATTAATAGTATTTACAATTTTGATTATCATCATTGAATGGTCTTTAAAAATTATTTACCAAATAATTGTCAGTGTCTCTTATAAAATGAGTTCACTGTTTTACAACATTATTTTGTACATTTCAATAGGGGTTGACTTTGCTGATTTAATTTGAGAAATGTTATAATAATTGTTCACAATCTTCAGAGTGATAAAAACACACTTCCTTACCTCAGAACCTTTTCTGTGTTGATTTTGTTTTGATTTTGGCTGATATTACCACAGTATCTAACCCTCTGAATGTGTCTCTATATAGTGAGACAGTCCAGTCGTAGGTTGGCCTCTGTTTTCTATACCTCTGGTGAAGCTGTGTGTTGATAGTCTGAGATGTCTGGTTGTGAAGGCAGGCAGCGATAGCTGTACAGGCTCCATACAGATTAGAGTTAAGTGCTAATGATTTTAATGGTCGGCACAACCAGAGGACAGACAGGCTACTAAGCTCAGGAGGACACCTTTCTTGTTGGGACTTCTTTCACCCTATatatcagggatcatcaactggCGGCCCACATCAATTTGCAGagtacaaattatttataattatgttccggccccctgaccatccactcaagaaaaaatagTCTTGCGGCTGAATCTCGTTGATGATCTTTGCTCTAATTTATATGTTGTGATTAATTAAAACACAAATCTCCTAACAAAACCCTCAGATTTCAGTATGCAGAAATCTATGAGGACAGTGACTGATACATAAGATATCTTTTGAGGTTTGTTACAGCATGTCTTTGAAAGGCTTGTGTCTCTGTGGCTTGTGTCTGTGACAGGATGCAGttctctgtctggtgtctgacagCACTGTCTGATTGACAGGTGGGGTGTGACATGCCCTCTCTTTGCTCCCTAGTGGTCATGGGATAGGGTCACAACCTTTCACCTGACCCTTGACCCTGTgactctgtctcctgtctccatggGGACAGACTTCACTTctcacactgacagacagagggaTGGGTGGGAGTATGGGAGGaatgagggacagacagagggattgagggagagagagagggatggaggaaccTCGCTATCagggcagacagacagccaggcagCAAAGGATGGAGTGcagaaggaggaagggagaggaggagggaaggaaaaTAGTCAGGGATGGAGGTATCTGGCAGTGGGTGCAGCCAGataggcatacagacaggcagacaggcaggcaggcaggcaggcagacagacaggcagacaggcaggcagacagacagacagacagacagacagacagacaggcagacagacaggcaggcagacagg from Coregonus clupeaformis isolate EN_2021a chromosome 11, ASM2061545v1, whole genome shotgun sequence includes the following:
- the LOC121576374 gene encoding transcription factor Maf-like — translated: MASELAMSNSDLPTSPLAMEYVNDFDLMKFEVKKEPLEPDRSISQCSRLIAGGSLSSTPMSTPCSSVPPSPSFSAPSPGSGSEQKAHLEDFYWMSGYQQQLNPEALGFSPEDAVEALISSSHQLQSFDGYARGQQFAGAAGTGGGMAGEEMGSAAAVVSAVIAAAAAQNGGPHHHHHHHHHAGGHHPSTGVPSNASSAGSHQHMGHLDLDDRFSDDQLVTMSVRELNRHLRGVSKEEVIRLKQKRRTLKNRGYAQSCRYKRVQQRHVLEGEKTQLVQQVDHLKAEMSRLARERDAYKDKYEKLITNGFRENGSSSDNTPSSPEFFMTSRKFLHL